In Equus asinus isolate D_3611 breed Donkey chromosome 13, EquAss-T2T_v2, whole genome shotgun sequence, one DNA window encodes the following:
- the DLX4 gene encoding homeobox protein DLX-4, with protein MGGAPVGSREPNPRAGRGGPHGFRGEGKSHGGHPPGTPFPGARSPLEEAQRDIFLRILSVGEAGWGAHLAPTPEARKRELAEGEDYVPGHGLGPLAPAPATMTSLPCPVPGPDPSKAIFPNIAPVPSVVAAYQLGLSPATAAASDLPYSGPYGHLLPYPYAGPATPRDSYLPCQQPAAPSQPAQQEREAGSEKPPLSPEPSERRPQAPTKKLRKPRTIYSSLQLQQLNQRFQHTQYLALPERAQLAAQLGLTQTQVKIWFQNKRSKYKKLLKQNSGGQEGDFPGRPPSLSPCSPPLPSLWDLPKAGALPTGGYGNSFGAWYQHHCPDVLAPPQMM; from the exons ATGGGCGGGGCCCCCGTCGGGTcccgggaaccgaacccaagAGCTGGAAGAGGGGGGCCCCATGGATTTaggggggaggggaaaagccATGGGGGGCACCCCCCCGGAACCCCTTTCCCAGGCGCGCGCTCTCCGCTGGAAGAGGCGCAGAGAGACATTTTCCTCAGGATCTTAAGTGTGGGGGAGGCTGGCTGGGGGGCTCATCTGGCCCCAACGCCCGAGGCTCGAAAAAGAGAGTTGGCGGAGGGAGAGGACTACGTGCCGGGCCATGGCCTAGGCCCTTTGGCCCCGGCCCCGGCCACAATGACCTCTTTGCCTTGCCCCGTCCCTGGCCCGGACCCCTCCAAAGCCATCTTCCCGAACATCGCCCCCGTCCCATCAGTAGTGGCTGCCTACCAGCTTGGCTTGTCTCCCGCAACCGCAGCAGCCTCCGACTTGCCCTATTCTGGGCCGTATGGCCACCTCTTGCCCTACCCTTACGCCGGGCCGGCGACCCCCAGAGACTCCTACCTGCCCTGCCAGCAACCCGCGGCGCCCTCCCAGCCGGCTCAGCAGGAGCGGGAGGCAG GCTCCGAGAAGCCGCCGCTGTCCCCGGAGCCCTCGGAGCGGCGCCCGCAGGCCCCGACCAAAAAGCTGCGCAAGCCGAGGACCATCTACTCGAGCCTGCAGCTGCAGCAGCTGAACCAGCGTTTCCAGCACACGCAGTACCTGGCGCTGCCCGAGAGGGCTCAGCTGGCCGCGCAGCTCGGCCTCACCCAGACCCAG GTAAAGATCTGGTTTCAGAACAAACGCTCCAAATACAAGAAGCTCCTGAAGCAGAACTCGGGGGGACAGGAAGGGGACTTCCCTGGGAGGcccccctccctgtctccctgctccccaccccttccATCCCTCTGGGATCTACCCAAGGCAGGGGCCCTGCCCACCGGTGGCTATGGCAACAGCTTTGGAGCCTGGTATCAGCATCACTGCCCAGATGTCCTGGCTCCACCTCAGATGATGTGA